CTCTCGAGCAATTCCGCAATGCGGTCAAATACAGTGATCGTATCCGTATAGGCGCGCATATTTTCTTCCCACAGTGCATGAGCCCCGGAAATATCTTCTATCTCAAGTCTCTTCAGCCCGTCCGTCCCTGTAATGCCCAGAACGAACGTCAGCTTTTCGATCGGTATCACAGCTCCTGTTATCGTCCGGATCGTATCCTGCAGTGAGTGCAGAACGGCATACTCCGTGTCGATCAAAGTCCCGTCTATATCAAAAATAATTTGTCTGTATTTCATATCCCGTCTCCTTTTCTCCGTGCACACGGCTTAGTCTGTAAATTGATCATCCTGTTGACAGTATGCTGTGGATCGTTTTCATTGCAGCTCCCTACCCTCGGCGGACAAACATCTAATACCCAAAGTATAACTGATAATCATAAAAAAGGCCAGCCTTTCCGGTGTCTTGCACGCAGCCGGAAAAGCTGGTCTTCTTCCGATCCGTAATCTGTGAATCTATGTATCCAAGATCACCGATTCCTGTTCTTAATATGTGAAAAGCTGTACCCAGTGGCCTGTGCCGTTCTCATCCTGGTAATATCCTACCCCGATGTTTTTATAGTTGGCATTCAGAATATTGGCACGATGTCCGCTGCTGTTCATCCAGCCTTCCATGACCTGCTGCGGTGTACGCTGTCCATAGGCGATATTCTCACCGCTTCCCCTGTAGGACACGCCCTGCTCCTGCAGCGCCGTACTGAAATTACTTCCGTTCGGTCTCGTATGCGAAAACTGCTGTTTGATTTCTCTGGCTCTTACATTTGCTGCTGCCGTCACGTCCGTCTGTACGGTCAGTGCAGACAGACCTGCTTTTGCTCTCTCCGCATTCACAAGGTCCACAACCTGCTGTGCGTAAGACTGAACACTTCCGTCAGGTACCTGATCACCCGGCTGCTCCGGCCCCGGAACATCCGGCTTTTCCGTCACCGGCGGCTGCGGATTTCCCGGAAGCGTTCCTCCCGGTATCGTCACATTCGGGCAACCATTGGCGTTATTCTCCATCGCAACTCCAAGCTCTTTCAACGTCTTCTGCAAACTGTCCAATCCCTGACCACTATAGATACGATAACTTCCTGCAGACACGGATTTCCCTGTCTTTCCACCCGCCGCATAAGAAGTCACCGGTATGCTCCCCACTGTGACTGCCGTCAACAATGCCATTGATACAATCATACTTTTTTTCATGTTTCTCTGCCTCCTTAAATGTTACAAATTTATTACAAAAATAATAATAACATGTAATATTTAAAGATTCCACAGGAAATGATTGCCTATTGCATTTGGGCAAGATTTTGATTCATCCGATCAAGTATCCGCTGTTTCTCTTCCCCGGTCAGTCTGCCCTCTGCGACCACATCATCAAGCGCGGCGTCCATTTGCTCTATAATTTCTTCATATTCCTGCGCCGTCAACGGTTTGTCACGCTGCACCTGCTCCGGTCTCATGATCACGTCGGGATTGACCGCCTCCATCACTGTACCGCCGCCTTCAACTTCATATGTAACTTCAAATGCGCCTTTGTAGATAATAAATTCCCCTTTTCCGCCGTCCGCCTGCAGGCGTTTCAGACTTTCTTCATAAAATGCAAGCTCCTCCCCGGTTGCCGCACCGCTTTTCTTAATATTATCCACTACCTCCGCGTATTCCTCCGCCGTATACAGTTCGAAGATGCCGCCCAGCGTCGGATCGTCCTCCGTCAAATTTTGTCCTTCCTCCGGCGGCTGCGCCGGATCATCCGGTTCTGAAATATCGCCGTCCTCCGGCTGCGGCGTCTGCCCGGCCATATCTGCCGTCGCAGTTTCCTTCTCCTCCTGCAACGCTCCGGTACTGCCGGCGGCGTCAATGCCGCCTTGTTCCTCACTGCCCGGGCCAGCGCCGCAGCCGGTCACAAGCCCCATCAGCAATGCAGACAACAGCGCCAAAACCGTCAGTCTCATCCTGATGCCTGTTTTTTGATCTGTCCTTGTGTTTCTTCCTGCTTTTGTGTTTCTTTCCGCCTTTTTCTCTCTGTTCGTTCTCATAGCTCTCATCCGTACTTTTGTCCTTTCCCGCTCTCATCCCGCATGGTCCCACGTGATGGGAGTCTGAAGCAATGTTCTCTCTCCAAAACCGTCAGTCAAACTTCTCAAGGTTTTCCTGCATTTTTGCCATGATCTTCTCTTTCTGCTCGGTCGTGGCTCTGCCGTCTGCGACAGCATCCGCAAGGAACTGTTCGACATCCGCCATCGCCGCCCTGTATTCCTCAGCCGTAAAAGTCCGGCTCATCTGCTCCGGCGCCATCACAATGCTTGCATCAAACGATACCATGACTTCGCCGCCGTCGTCAGTCACATAACTATCCTCAAACGCTCCCTTATAAATGACAAACTCCCCTTTGCCATTGTCGGCCCGCAGACGTTCCAGATCGGCTTCCATCCTTTTGATGTCCTCCTCCGTGCCGTCACTGTATTTCTTTACGTTCTCTACGACCTGCTCATATTCCTGCGGCGTATAAAGCTCAAAGATACCGCCCAAGGTAGGATCAGCCGCATTCGGCTGTCGGTCATCCTCTGCGCCCGTGCCCGGCACCTTCACATTGATGGTTACCGCTTTCATCTGTTCTCCTTCTGTGACGTTAATCGCGTTCTTTAATACGGCTTCCACATTTTCCGCGTCCTCCTGCGCCTGTGCAGGGGCCGCCGCATAGATGAGCACAGCGCCCGCCATCATTACGAGAGAGAGCAATACTCCTGTTACCGTAACTTTTTTCGGTTTCATAATATTCACGATCCTTTCTTCCATAAAATTCCCGACGAAATGCGATACGAGCAGACCGCCCTGTGGCTTTACCTCCGCCCATCTCAGAAGCATACCTGCATAAGTGCGCCGGCGCTCTCTTCCCGCGCTGCGTATTACCTTTGCGTCACAGGCCAGCTCAATGTCTCTGTTGGCCAGATCATACATCAGCCACACAAGAGGGTTAAACCAATGACAGACCATCACCGCTGTCAGGCATAATTTTCTCGCGCAGTCCCACCGCTCGATATGCGCCAGCTCATGGGCAAATACATAATATAACGTTTCCCGGTCTCTCCCGTCCATCTCTTTGGGCAGTACGATGACCGGGTGAAAGATTCCGTATGTCAGAGGGGAATCGATCCGGTCGGATACCCGCACACACACCTTTCTTGCCATATGACTCGTCTGACTTTCGATGGCGAAGCTGTCTGCCACCGGCAGCGCTGTCCTCAGTATCCGTACGCAGCGGACATAGGCAAAAAGAAAATAGAGTGCGGCGCACACCGCTCCCGCCAGCCACAGTCCCCGGCCAACCGCAGACGCCTCAGACACCATCGCCACCGGCTCAAACACGATGCCTCCCGGCGCCTGCCATTTTGGTATCTGCAAAAATGTGTCTGCACCGGAAAACGGCCCCTGCTCCACCGCTTTCACAGGAATCAGTCTTTCCAGCACGGAAAAAGGGGAAAACGGCAGCAGCAGCTTACAGCATACGATTCCCCACAGCAGATTCAAAATGGCCGGGGAAACTTTTTTACCGAAAAAGCGGCGCACGCCCGATACAAATAGGATCAGGACCGAAGCGGATAAACTCATCTGCAATATTTCCATAAACTCACTCCATCTCATCGATCAACTGTTTCAAATGTGCAATTTCTTCCTTCGACAGTTTCTTCTGCCTCAGCAGAGTAGAAAACAAAAGAGGAACGGAACCGCCAAACACCCGGCCTACAAATTCCTGCGTATCGTTTTCCACAGCCTGCTCTTTTGTAATCCTCGCCCGGCATACAAAACCGGGTTCTCTGCGCTCGATCCAGCCTTTGTTGACACATTTTTTGATCACTGTGTAAGTCGTATTCTTATTCCATCCGATCTCCCGGCCAAGGATAAGCGCGATCTCTTTTGCTGTGATGTCACCTTCCTTCCATATCACTTCCATCACTTTTCTCTCCGAATCAAACAATTTTTCTTCCATACACGGGTACGCACCTTTCTCATTTCATACTACTACGATAGTCTATCTGTAATCAGACTATCATAGTAGTCTGCGATTGTCAACACCGGAATACGGTATTACCGAAAATTAATCACCCAGCGGTTTTCCGACTGATAATAAATCAGCCAGGCCCTTATCCTCTGTCCATGAATCGCCAGCGTACAATCGTATTCTATGGAGGCGACTCCCGCATAGCGTTTTTTCTCCCGCGAGTGCACTGTGATCTCCCGGATCGTGCGGATCTCTCCCTCCTCATCTTCTATCTTCAGCATGAGTGGTATCATTTTTCCCGTACTCGTAAACCAGCACTCACAGGCCACCTTCTTTTGCACTCCCCGGACCGGTCCCGCATCTGTGCCGGAAGAATGAATGCCAATCCCAAATGCCATTGCCGCTCCCTCCTCTTCTAATCGATCCTGATCCGTTCATAATCCACGGACCGCTTCTCTCTTGATACGCCTCCGCTCATATGGTCGATCGTCTTATCCACAAACGCGGCCCGCATCACGGCATCCGCGCCAAAGCGGTTCCTGATCCGGTCCACAGTCTGATCCAGCCTGCCGAATTTTTCATAATCCGCTTTTTCAAACAGGCTTAACTGCCTCTCACAGGTCGCTTTGCTGATCCGGCCCGTGTGCACGCCCAGGTGACGAATGGGCCTGCCATTCCACAATTCCCGGAACAAAACGCAGGCTGTCTCATAGATTTCCACTGTCACATTAGTCGGGCTTTGCAGCGCTTTCTGATGGGAGGCATACGACAGATCATAATAACGAATGCCTGCCGACACGATCCCAGCCTGCACCTGATCCGCCCGCAGGCGGCTTCCCAGTGTCTCGCAGAGCGCCAGAATAACCTGCTGCGCCGTCTCTGCGTCCGTCACATCATACGGTATCGTCGTGCTGTTCCCATATCCTTTATTTGCCTGCGGCTGTGCCAGCACCGGTGAGAAGTCGATCCCGTTGGCAAACTTCCAGATGACTTCCCCTTGCTTTTTCAATGTGCTTTTCAGCCACCCCGGATCGGTTCCCGCCAGCTCCCCGATCGTGCGAATCCCCATGGAACACAGTCTGGCGGTTGCAGCGCGCCCGACAAAAAACAGATCCGCTACGGGGAGCGGCCACATTTTCTCTCTGATCTCCCACGGATACAGCGTATGCACCCGGTCGGGCTTCTCAAAGTCCGAGGCCATCTTTGCAAGCAGCTTATTCTCTGAGATTCCTACATTGACGGTAAAGCCCAGTTCATCCCGAATGCGGTCTTTGATCTGTGCAGCCGTCTCCTCAGGCGTCCCGAACAGATGACAGCTCGCACTCATATCGATGAACGCCTCATCAATGCTGTATGGCTCC
The sequence above is a segment of the Lachnospiraceae bacterium JLR.KK008 genome. Coding sequences within it:
- a CDS encoding DNA polymerase IV, translated to MERIVFHIDVNAAFLSWEAVYRLAHQGGRQDLRETASAVGGDSALRHGIILAKSMAAKKFGVKTGEALWEAQRKCPSLILVPPNYGLYENCSAAFMEVLREYSDIVEPYSIDEAFIDMSASCHLFGTPEETAAQIKDRIRDELGFTVNVGISENKLLAKMASDFEKPDRVHTLYPWEIREKMWPLPVADLFFVGRAATARLCSMGIRTIGELAGTDPGWLKSTLKKQGEVIWKFANGIDFSPVLAQPQANKGYGNSTTIPYDVTDAETAQQVILALCETLGSRLRADQVQAGIVSAGIRYYDLSYASHQKALQSPTNVTVEIYETACVLFRELWNGRPIRHLGVHTGRISKATCERQLSLFEKADYEKFGRLDQTVDRIRNRFGADAVMRAAFVDKTIDHMSGGVSREKRSVDYERIRID
- a CDS encoding BlaI/MecI/CopY family transcriptional regulator, with amino-acid sequence MEEKLFDSERKVMEVIWKEGDITAKEIALILGREIGWNKNTTYTVIKKCVNKGWIERREPGFVCRARITKEQAVENDTQEFVGRVFGGSVPLLFSTLLRQKKLSKEEIAHLKQLIDEME
- a CDS encoding M56 family metallopeptidase produces the protein MRWSEFMEILQMSLSASVLILFVSGVRRFFGKKVSPAILNLLWGIVCCKLLLPFSPFSVLERLIPVKAVEQGPFSGADTFLQIPKWQAPGGIVFEPVAMVSEASAVGRGLWLAGAVCAALYFLFAYVRCVRILRTALPVADSFAIESQTSHMARKVCVRVSDRIDSPLTYGIFHPVIVLPKEMDGRDRETLYYVFAHELAHIERWDCARKLCLTAVMVCHWFNPLVWLMYDLANRDIELACDAKVIRSAGRERRRTYAGMLLRWAEVKPQGGLLVSHFVGNFMEERIVNIMKPKKVTVTGVLLSLVMMAGAVLIYAAAPAQAQEDAENVEAVLKNAINVTEGEQMKAVTINVKVPGTGAEDDRQPNAADPTLGGIFELYTPQEYEQVVENVKKYSDGTEEDIKRMEADLERLRADNGKGEFVIYKGAFEDSYVTDDGGEVMVSFDASIVMAPEQMSRTFTAEEYRAAMADVEQFLADAVADGRATTEQKEKIMAKMQENLEKFD
- a CDS encoding CAP domain-containing protein: MKKSMIVSMALLTAVTVGSIPVTSYAAGGKTGKSVSAGSYRIYSGQGLDSLQKTLKELGVAMENNANGCPNVTIPGGTLPGNPQPPVTEKPDVPGPEQPGDQVPDGSVQSYAQQVVDLVNAERAKAGLSALTVQTDVTAAANVRAREIKQQFSHTRPNGSNFSTALQEQGVSYRGSGENIAYGQRTPQQVMEGWMNSSGHRANILNANYKNIGVGYYQDENGTGHWVQLFTY